Proteins encoded together in one Canis lupus familiaris isolate Mischka breed German Shepherd chromosome 25, alternate assembly UU_Cfam_GSD_1.0, whole genome shotgun sequence window:
- the HTR2B gene encoding 5-hydroxytryptamine receptor 2B (The RefSeq protein has 2 substitutions compared to this genomic sequence), translated as MAISYRISEQSTIPEHILQSSFHHLIFANWSGLQTESIPEEMKQTGEQQGKKPQWAALLILTVIIPTIGGNILVILAISLEKKLQYATNYFLMSLAVADLLVGLFVMPIALLTIMFETIWPLPLVLCPAWLFLDVLFSTASIMHLCAISVDRYIAIKKPIQANQSNSRATAFIKITVVWLISIGIAIPVPIRGIETDRSNPSNITCVLTKDRFGNFMLYGSLAAFFTPLAIMIVTYFLTIRALQKKASLVKNKPPPCLTWLTVSTAFRRNETPCSSPEKVAMLDGSHKDRTLPSSSDDLLMRRMSTAGKKSMQTISNEQRASKVLGIVFFLFLLMWCPFFITNVTLVLCDSCNQTTLNMLLEVFVWIGYVSSGVNPLVYTLFNKTFRNAFGRYITCNYQAMKSVKTVRKCSSNNYFRNGRELKVFHETWNVKWY; from the exons ATGGCCATCTCTTATAGAATATCAGAACAGAGCACAATTCCTGAGCACATTTTGCAGAGCTCCTTTCATCACTTAATCTTTGCTAACTGGTCTGGATTACAAACAGAATCGATACCAGAGGAAATGAAACAGACTGGTGAGCAACAGGGAAAGAAACCACAGTGGGCAGCTCTTCTGATACTCACGGTGATAATACCCACAATTGGTGGGAACATCCTGGTTATTCTGGCtatttcactggaaaaaaagCTGCAGTATGCTATCAATTATTTTCTAATGTCCCTAGCAGTGGCTGATCTGCTAGTTGGATTGTTTGTGATGCCGATTGCCCTTTTGACAATAATGTTTG agactATATGGCCCCTCCCACTTGTTCTATGCCCTGCCTGGTTATTTCTTGATGTTCTTTTCTCTACTGCATCCATCATGCATCTCTGTGCCATTTCTGTGGATCGTTATATAGCCATCAAAAAGCCAATCCAGGCCAATCAAAGTAACTCACGAGCTACAGCATTCATCAAGATTACAGTGGTATGGTTAATTTCAATAG gcaTTGCCATTCCAGTCCCTATTAGAGGGATAGAAACTGATCGGAGTAACCCAAGCAACATCACCTGTGTGCTGACAAAGGATCGTTTTGGCAACTTCATGCTGTATGGCTCACTGGCTGCCTTTTTTACACCTCTGGCAATCATGATTGTCACCTACTTTCTCACTATCCGTGCTTTACAGAAGAAAGCTTCCTTGGTCAAAAACAAGCCACCTCCATGCCTAACATGGCTGACTGTGTCTACAGCTTTCCGAAGGAATGAAACACCTTGCTCGTCACCTGAAAAGGTGGCAATGCTGGATGGTTCCCACAAAGACAGAACTCTGCCCAGCTCAAGTGATGACCTACTTATGCGAAGAATGTCCACAGCTGGAAAAAAGTCCATGCAGACCATTTCCAACGAACAGAGAGCCTCCAAGGTTCTagggattgttttttttctctttttgcttatgTGGTGTCCcttttttattacaaatgtaACTTTAGTTTTGTGTGATTCCTGCAACCAGACTACTCTCAATATGCTTCTGGAGGTATTTGTGTGGATAGGCTATGTTTCCTCAGGAGTAAATCCTTTGGTTTACACCCTCTTCAATAAAACATTTCGGAATGCATTTGGCCGATATATTACCTGCAATTACCAGGCCATGAAATCAGTAAAAACTGTCAGAAAATGCTCCAGCAATAACTACTTCCGAAATGGCAGAGAACTCAAAGTTTTTCATGAAACGTGGAATGCGAAATGGTATTAA